ATTCTGGGTCTGACTCGACGGCATATTCCATGCGCTCAATCTGCTTCGCCATCCATCCGGCGCTCAGAGCCTCGACAACGACTTTCGCTCGCATGACAGACCTGCCTGCGTTTGCCTCCGCCGAATCGCTGCTGATCAGTCGGTAGGAAAAGCGTGGGCGACCGGCGATCTGCTGCTCTTGGTACAACTCCCAGCCAGCGTCATGCAGCTGATCGTTGAAATGCTCAACAAGCTTGATTGCCTCTTCTCGTTGTGGACGAACGACTGGGTGCACCATTTCACAGAGGAATCGGAGAAACGCCTCAGCACTCCCGTCAAAGAGGTTGAATCGGGAGTCGCTGAAGATCCATTCATCCTCCCAATCGTCGTTGTTATAGCGGTGCTGCCAAATGTCGCCGGCGGCGTCTTTGTAGCGACTATCGGTGGACGGGAGATTTTCAAGCTCGTACAGCCGACTGAGAAACTCAACATCGTTGAGCTCCCCATGCCACTTAACATTCTCCAGACGTAGACCATCTGCAATGTTCTGCCGCACTGATTTCGGCAGACTGGAAGATTTCCCGGATCGCCAATCAGCATGGAATTCACGGGCGGGGATGATCAGCGCCGAATATGCAACGTCTTGCTCGTGCTCAGTCACCATCCTCAGCGCAGTCGTGATTTGTTCCTGGAGTGAGGCCCGCTTGAGCCCGAGCTTGGCGTACTCCAATGCAGGAATGGTGAAGTGGATGTCCCAGTAGTTGGTCCCACCATTCCAGTTGTCGTTGCCAGTCAGTTCTGCAGTCGCAGGATGACCGCGGACAATTTCAGCCGCCTCATCAGCACCCTCTGCCCGCAAAACGGCGTACACCGTCGCCAAAAGCGGCTCGATTTCGGTTTGCTTCATACGGCTTCCAATCCAGATACCTGAGATTCATCGTAGCTAGCACTACGGGCTATCTGCCATCAAAAATAGAGGCGTCGGTGAAAAGGCGAGCCCCGATTCACCGCGAACCTGAATTGCATGTCGCTCACTCTGATTCTGGAGCCATACCCGATTGGAAGGTCTCCTTGATCGTATCCCGTGCGAACACTTCGATCATCTCAATCAGCTCGGCATGTTTCGGGAACTCCCGTTTCAGCCAGCTGCTGGGCACGTAGTGATGGTCCAGGTGAACTGCTGTGCTCTGGCCCTCGCTACTCGCGCACAGCATCACGTTCATCTCTGTCTCATCACCGGCCATTGCGGCAGGTACGAAAACGATTCCCGCCTCGTCGATGCCGAATGAGCGGCGCCACTCAGGGAAGCGATTGCCGTCAGGGTTGGACGCTGCGAACCATCGGATATCGTTCATTCATACTTCTCATTGGCAATCAACGTGGGGGCAGCAGCGCCGAGCTCCGCAGCCACTGGCGGTGCTAGTTCCAGGAGCTGCACCGGTTCATTCAGCGCACCGATGATGCCATACCGCCAGCAGATGGGTGTAGGCGACATGATAGTCACTCAGGCACCGATGACAGTGAATCACTAACGTACAAAAGCGTAACGATATTTGGTTTATGCGCTACACTCTCGCGCATTTCCGAAACAGTTTACCTTTTGAGCGAATCAATCCGTGGAATACCTCTCTGAAATCCTGAAGATCCTGGATGGGGCTCTAAAGGCGAATGCCAGCATGGCTTCGAACTATGCGGGCCTTCTCGCTGACAAGCTGGAGAGCGACGGCGACAAGCGCCAAGCGCGCATGATTCGCGAGCGCCTTGCGCGTGCACCTGCAGCACTCGCCAGTGCCCAAGATGCCGCCAATGGCTTCAGCTTTTCCAACCTGCCCACCGATGGCGAAAGCCACCTGCACACCGTTGACGTCAGTCGGCCTGAGCTGGAGAAAGAGTCTCTGCTGCTCTCAAGTGCAGTGGCAGGGCGAGTCCACGAGTTCCTGGCCAACATTCGCCGGTACGATGACCTGGCCCGTGTAGGTGCTGCCATGTCCAGCCGTCTCCTGACCTATGGTCCTCCCGGTACCGGGAAAACCAGGCTAGCGCGGTATGTAGCTGCGCATCTCGAACTGCCCTTGCTGACCGTGCGCTGCGACACCTTGGTCAGTAGCTTGTTGGGTCAAACCAGCCGAAATCTGCGCCGCGTGTTCGAGTTCTCGCAACAGCAGCCGTGCGTCCTGTTCCTAGACGAGTTTGATGCCTTGGCTGGAGCGCGCGGCAACGAGCGAGATGTCGGTGAGTTGCAGCGTGTTGTCATCGCGCTGCTGCAGAACATCGATGCGGTACCAGAGAGCACCATCATCGTGGCCGCGACGAACCACGATCAGTTGCTCGATCCGGCAATCTGGCGACGCTTCAGCTTCCGCATCCCCATGGCAGAACCCGACCTGGACCTTCGCAAGCTCCTCTGGGAGCAGTACCTGCAGCCCTTTAACGCGGATGGGCTGGACTTGGACAACTTGGCGAAGATCTCGAAAGGCATCACAGGAGCCAACATCGAGCAGGTGTGCTTG
This sequence is a window from Pseudomonas maumuensis. Protein-coding genes within it:
- the iteA gene encoding anti-phage ATPase IteA, producing MEYLSEILKILDGALKANASMASNYAGLLADKLESDGDKRQARMIRERLARAPAALASAQDAANGFSFSNLPTDGESHLHTVDVSRPELEKESLLLSSAVAGRVHEFLANIRRYDDLARVGAAMSSRLLTYGPPGTGKTRLARYVAAHLELPLLTVRCDTLVSSLLGQTSRNLRRVFEFSQQQPCVLFLDEFDALAGARGNERDVGELQRVVIALLQNIDAVPESTIIVAATNHDQLLDPAIWRRFSFRIPMAEPDLDLRKLLWEQYLQPFNADGLDLDNLAKISKGITGANIEQVCLDTKRAVVLSNATAIDEDQLLRRLGLNLALTAGRVLSTVESEIRWLNGWAPRYFSLRTLGRLYDLSTRQITKILKEEIDSGRQEVTATGVAECEG
- a CDS encoding abortive infection family protein gives rise to the protein MKQTEIEPLLATVYAVLRAEGADEAAEIVRGHPATAELTGNDNWNGGTNYWDIHFTIPALEYAKLGLKRASLQEQITTALRMVTEHEQDVAYSALIIPAREFHADWRSGKSSSLPKSVRQNIADGLRLENVKWHGELNDVEFLSRLYELENLPSTDSRYKDAAGDIWQHRYNNDDWEDEWIFSDSRFNLFDGSAEAFLRFLCEMVHPVVRPQREEAIKLVEHFNDQLHDAGWELYQEQQIAGRPRFSYRLISSDSAEANAGRSVMRAKVVVEALSAGWMAKQIERMEYAVESDPELAIGTAKELIESCCKSILKIREIPFTKADDLGNLAKKVTKALQLVPDGVSDAAKGAENIKNVLRNLTQLTSNLTQLRGLYGTGHGKDGQHRGLQPRHARLAVAAAVAFVDFVSETHRYREAKQPEIKC